The genome window GACTTCTTTTGGTGGACACAATTTTCCAGGTGAAAGTTGGTTGGCGGGTTGTACTGTAGGTTAACTCATTTCCTGTGTCAACATATGCGGTTGCTGGAATGACAGTCAGTATAAATTTACAACATTAACGCAGCAgcacatttatttttgattgaTTAAAACATTATTTAACTGATCCTTTGGGTATCTATGGGCTTCTGTAAAGCTTCCATTGACATTGCTTGTGAAGAGGACTATACAAATAAGATTTAATAATTAAAGTATGTTATTTTAAGACTCATTCTTAATTACTTGGAAAACCaacagaatatatatatatttcgaCATGAATTGTCCAAACACGCATGCATTAGCCCCACCACAACAGTGGAAAATTAGAAAGAGGTCGAATTGTAAGTTATCTCACCTTCAGTAGATCTAAATCTAGTTGAAAAAACATCTGAACTCCTGATTGACCCCCCTGAAAACAGGATCAATAGAGGCTATGTCCAGGAGATTGCCTTTGTCTTCTGCTGTACGGTTATGTCGACTTAACATGCATTTATCTTGCACATCCTTCCTTGGCACAGGTCAACCAGTCTCTAACTGGAAACAGCTGGCAGATAAGCTGTTTGAATGTGGGTTGGTCAGCCTCATATTTCCATAAGGTAAATATGAGAAATTGAGTATAGCTACTGACATAAGTTACCATTTGCATTGCAGACTTTGTGTGCAGCCTTTCAGGATAAACAAACATACTCCTTGCTTGCTGCATCTCCATCATCATACACCAGATGAACAGGCCATCTTACTGTAATGTCAACATTTCCCAATATTCATTTGCAATACAATTGCCGTGATAACGCATGCAATGCGTTTTTGCAGAATTTACAAGGAGCTTCTGACTAATGTGGCCATTTGGTAATTGTATTTGGTAAtaagatactgaaatatttTTTGTGGAAGTCATTTGTTCCTCATGAGTCACAAAGTCTTGTCTAAAATGTGgggtttctttgtgtgtgtgagtggtaaGGAAGTTCTGATGATGTACTGTGTTTTTGCTAGAGGAGTGCAATCTATTTTAGGTTGTTATCCATTTAGAAAGCGGAACACCTATACATGACTAGCAAAACATTGATTTCCAACCCACCTCCAGGTAAGAACACTGCAAtactttttaaatataaaaacgGGTTTTATATGTAAAATGTTGATAAATGTACATCACCAGCAACATAAAAACTGCATAATAGGACTAAATGATAATTTACttcaaatgtttacatttggAGAGGTTTTATGAAACTATTTAGACTTATTTCTCTTCAGAAACGtactatttttattttgttgtcaaATATTTGTGGTTACACTGCAGAGACAGAGCAGGAAGCCAACTTCCCTATAGCTTACTACGGTATTTAGCTGAATTACTCATACCTATAGTACGATGTGTGCGGAGAGATACACAGTTACACAAATACTAATATCTGGGGTTGTTATGATAGTGTTTTCCTCATATATCTTTACACTGTATTTTACTGCAGGAAACTCATAAGAATAATTTATATCATCACAACATCTGGCAGAACATAACAAAACCTTGTGACTCATTAACCAAACGAAACTGTCTCTTTACTACCACAGAACACAACTCAAGAATGGACATATTTTGCCActttgaaaacaacacacagaaTAATGGCAGTGAGTTTGGCCATGTACTCTATGTGATGGGCTGGGGAGTCTTTTCCTTGGGCATCCCAGTCATCTTCCTGGCCATCTATCTACTCTACTGCCTGATCTGTGCTAACCACATTGCGCCCATCTACGTCATCAATTTGCTGATCTCGGACCTCCTTCAGATGTGTGTTGCACCAGTCATGCTCCAGCGCTACTGTAATATTGTGGTGCTGATTATTTAACTTTGGCCTGACTGCAAGTGTGGGCTTCATGGTGTGCATTGCTCTGGAGAGGTACCTGGTGGTTGCCTTTCCCCTCTGGTACCGTTTCCGACGCAATGTTAAGTATTCCTTCATTGTGTCGTCCATCGTCTGGCTGTTTCCCTTCGTCGAGGTCATCATCCTATCCGTCATGCCGTATGAGGCCGGGCTGATCCTGAACTCTGTCTTGACCCTGATCCCTGTCCCCCTGATGATCTTCTTCTTGGTGGGAACGCTGAGAGCTCTGTCCGGTTCCATTTCTGTTCCCGTCCTGGAGAAGAGACGCATTATTGGCACGTTGGCACTGGTTCTGGGGATCTActgtcttctcttcctcccacgAGTCATGCAGGACCTGTTGATTGCTGTGCGGAGCCCTGTGAAGTCACATCTGGGAGGCATCCTGGTGATGTTCAGCCCCTTGGTGGATCCCCTCCTCTATGTGTTTATGAGGAATGGGACCAAGGACATACTGATGACCTGTTCCTGTCCCTGTCTGGATCGGCTGTTGCCTGGAGAGCACAACCTTACCCAGACCACCACGACTGTGACTGATAATCCCACTTCACTGTGACTGGAACCttgtgaggaggagatgagataGAGCACAAAGGGTTTGGTTGCAGGAACTGTGGTACTAAAATCAACTAAATAAAGTGTTAAAGTCAGTACTACTATGTTTCATCTGTCTTTTGTAATCAGCTGGTTCCAGACATTTACAGACCAAACCATGAAAATAAAAAGTCAAGTTGGAGAACATTTATTGAT of Hypomesus transpacificus isolate Combined female chromosome 11, fHypTra1, whole genome shotgun sequence contains these proteins:
- the LOC124474093 gene encoding LOW QUALITY PROTEIN: ovarian cancer G-protein coupled receptor 1-like (The sequence of the model RefSeq protein was modified relative to this genomic sequence to represent the inferred CDS: inserted 2 bases in 1 codon), which gives rise to MDIFCHFENNTQNNGSEFGHVLYVMGWGVFSLGIPVIFLAIYLLYCLICANHIAPIYVINLLISDLLQMCVAPVMLQRYCNIVVLIIXNFGLTASVGFMVCIALERYLVVAFPLWYRFRRNVKYSFIVSSIVWLFPFVEVIILSVMPYEAGLILNSVLTLIPVPLMIFFLVGTLRALSGSISVPVLEKRRIIGTLALVLGIYCLLFLPRVMQDLLIAVRSPVKSHLGGILVMFSPLVDPLLYVFMRNGTKDILMTCSCPCLDRLLPGEHNLTQTTTTVTDNPTSL